The Mustela nigripes isolate SB6536 unplaced genomic scaffold, MUSNIG.SB6536 HiC_scaffold_76, whole genome shotgun sequence DNA window GAGAGGGGCCATTTTTCATTCAGTCACACAGCATATGCATGACAATTCTGAACAAGAACCCAGTGGTCCCTTGGCTGCCTGTTGCACCTTCCAGGGCTCTGTAGGTCCCAGCAGGTCTGCTGCTCACACCCCTCCCTGGCCTCAGCATCCTGGCTTccccaggagagagaaagcaagctggTCAAGAACTTACCAGCTCCACAGCTAAGAAAATTCTGGACTgtcctccctgctcccttcccacctccccataCTTCCTTCTAAGCCCCCAGGGACACGgaactctcacacacacactacagTCACTTTTCTACACTGCCCACCTCTTCCCACAAGCCCAGCCCTTTCCCTGTTCCCCAACAACTCTGTGACTCCCAGGGCTGGAAGGAATCCCCAAGACCATCTggttctcctctcccctcccagaacTGAGACTTGGATATCTTCCACAAGATTTCTGCCAAGACTTCACCACCCTCTTCTTGCATACCTCCGAGGACGGGGAGCTTTCTACCTCCTGAGACAGACTTGTCTTTGGACTGCTTTGACTTCTTAGCATCAGCTCAGTGCACATGAgagttctctgtttttctctgcttccatctGTGGCATTCCACTTGCCCTCACTCCCCAAAGTGTTAAGGCCACACagtgcctcccccaaccccattttCTCCAGGCTAAAGAGCTCCAAGACACCTCATTTCTGCTGCCAAATGGCTTCTTGTCCCTTCATGGGCCCTAGCACACTTCTGAGTGTTTCTTCCAGGCTGAGGTAGGGAGGTGTTTTCCCCTAGACCCACACCCACACAGCACCCACAGACCCTCAAACACAGGCTGTGCATTCTAGACCAGTGTCGGCAACTGTATCGCAAGATCCCTCCACCCCAGTGAATCAGGATTGCCTGCCAGGCTTATTCAGAGGATGGGAGGTTTGGGGacggttgggggaggggggaaggacaGCATCATCCTGATCAGTGGTGTTGGCCAGACAATCAAGGCTTGATTAGTGATGGCATGGCAGTGGGAGGGGCAACACAGAGCTGTCCTCCCCAACAGTCCCTCTTCAGTATTTGGGGAGAACCTATTCTGGATCCCAGACCCTGTGTCCGcttccagcctcccagcccctaAGAGAGGCAGGGCTGTGCCTGGAGCCCCAtgcctcctggctctgccactagcCCCCTTTACAGATGCAGCCCTGAGCTCTGTGCCTGCTGTAAAGATCGGGTTTAACCTCCTCCCcgtctctccccttccccatcccatcCTTATGCTGCCCCCGTCCCCCAGTCCCAGGCCCTGCTCCTGGTCTCCAAGCAGGGGCTTTCCATATTATCCCTGGAACTCCAGATGTGTGGCCATGAACTCCCCAGAGCCCCCTGCAGCTAGCGGGTAGCCCAGCCCAGCACGAGCAGGGCCTTGGACTTGGCTCCTCTCTAGACCCACACCCCCGCCCACATGCTCAGCTCCAGCTTCCTGGCAGAGGCAAAGGGCTGGTCTGAGCTTAGCAAAAGTAACAACAGCTGGCTTGGCTGGACTCAGGGTCTTGTGGGGCAGCTGTGTGGCTCTAGTCTGGGGGCATCTCAGGCTTCCTGGTCCCCTCTAGTCCCCTACCAGCCAGGAGAATCTGGGACCTTCAAGATAAGAAGGGCCTGGCCTCTGGCATGCACTCCCTTCCCATCTCCAGTCATGTCCATTCTTCCCACCTCTTGTCGGCCCCGGGAAGGTCCGTGGGAGGCAGAATAGATCCCAGAGGAACATCAGGCTGAGGCAGGTTCAAGGGCGAATGGTGAGCGTCATCCCCCAGAGTTTTCCAGAAAGGTACCACGGAGCACCGAGTCCGCCACTGCCCACACAGGGGCTGGAAAGGGAGAGCGAGCAGTCTCCAGCCGTGACCGTCTGCAAGGCTGCCTCGCAGACGGTCCGAGGTGCGAAGGACAGAGCCCAGTCCCAGTCCAGGCTTGCCCCCTTCCCAGGCACTTCGATCTAACTGGGCCGGTTCATATACAGACTCAGCACTTGTCGAGGACAGGTGTTCCTTGCGGTGGTCTGGCTGCAGGGCCACGGGGCCGTGGGGGTGGGGATACCTCTCTAAGGAGACCTCCTCCAGCCGAGCTGCAGAGGCCCACTgttggtcacacacacacacacagcctggccTGAAAGCCAGGCTTCTGCTCCAGAGCGCGTGCGTCTTGGGAAACAGAAGCCGTCTGAGGGCTTCGGAGGCTCTCTTGTCCCTCTCATTCTTCCATGCCTAAGGGGCCCAGACCGGAGACCCCAAACCAGCCGAGGCCCCAGCACCCCATCTCCCAGAAgccccctcttccctttccctcatgGGTCCTAGGTCGAAAGTctattttgaaaactgtaaatGTTCCTCGCTAATTTATCATGTTTATTTCCTgtgatccccccccctttttatatTCTATATCAAGAGGAGTTTTTTGTAATATAAAACAGGACACCCACACTGATGGTTTTGCACTGGTTTTTGTGACCGTTTCTTACAAAAAGAAGGAACGAAGAATAAATAGTGACTGTGAAGAAAGGTGGTCTTGCTTGGgcggggtgggagaggcagaggcgggAGCTTggccgggggggggcggggggggccaggggggggggggggggggggggggtgtctccaCAAACCTTCAGGGTGGAGCACGGGCCCACCCTGGGTTTCCTCAGATGTGTGGGTCCCCCTCCCCATTGTCACTGCCCCCATCCCAGTAATGGCTCCTTGCTTagtgccccccacaccccccatgtCCCCAGACCACTGGCTGTTTGCCAGGCTCCCTCCCCCTGGGCCCAGCTCTGATGTCTAAGCCAGCAGCACAAGCCATCCCAGCAGGCCCTCCTGACCAAACCCCAAGGGGCAAGGCTGAGCTCGGCCCTCCAGCCTGCCCCGGTGCACCCCAGCGGGGAGAGGGGGGGTTGTGGGGGTGAGGCCAGCACAGCCCCCAGAGCCCCACAGTTAAGCTGGAACTTTCTACCTCCCTGCCATCGACCCCGGGGACACCGATCCATCATGCCCACTGGAGACGAGGACAAACCACCCATCCGCCGTCAAAGGATGAGACAGGCCTTAAAAGGCTGGGGTCGGACTGAGGACAAGAGTGTGGCCAGGGGGCAGTGGGTGCCCTGCCTGGCCAGGGCTCGTGAGCAAGCAGCTGGGTTCTGAGTAGCGGACCACGCGACAGAGGCAGGAGACGGAGGTCAGGGAAGAGcccagcctctcccttctgctcagctGGTCACCAGCGGCCTGGCCTTGACCCTCAGCTGTGGACCTGCAGCAGCCCCGCAGCTGTGCCAGGGACCAGATGCGTGGCTGCGGGCACAGCCAGGTTCCCGGGCACAGGTGCAGCCGGCGGCAGCCAGAGCTGGGCCATCCCCTGCCCACCAGCTGCCTTGCACCACCCAAGACACTGGATTCCAAGAGGAGAAGCAAGTGTGGGGCCCTGGGCTGCCTTTGTCCACGCTGTCACCAGAACACGAGGGCCACCATGCCCAGTGAACGCACTTGTGTCCCAGAGGGAAGGAGCGCAGGGGAAGTGACAGACAACAGGGGCACGCAcatgggggcggggtgggccgGGGGCAGGACAGGAGGGTCTTCGGCTCTGAGGGAGCCGCCGGTCAGCCTCCTCCGGGGCACTTGGGGTGGGGGACATGAGCGCGGCCTGTGGAAATATTTGTTTCGTTTCCCTGCTGAGTTGGAAGGACACCCAGTCCCAGCTCGCCGGGTCTCGGGGGCAGCACCCCGGGGAGAGGCTGAGGGTAGGTGAGGGGCTGAGCCAAGCGCACCTCAGACCCTGAAGGACACAGCAAGGGACCaggagatgctgctgctgcttctctctcttcctcctctccaaacCCCGTCACTCACGGGAGCCTCCACGGGGTCCTTAATGCCCACTGCCGGGGCCGGCCTGCGGGGAGGCTGCTGGGGGCCTCTGGACCCAGGCCAGTTGGAGGGAGGGGACTCCTGAGTGCCTCCAGCAGCCTAGAGCAAGGCCCTAGCACAGAGCCCGTGGTGgccgggctggggctgggcaAGGGCTCTAGCTGCAGGTGGCCGGTCTCTCAGGGGTCCCTGCCTGTCAGCCCCGCAGTGGGGCGGTGGGAAGGGCAGGGATGTGTGCGGAGGGATGGCCGGCAGCTCCCATGGGTGGGGAGGGCCCACACCGAGGAGGACGGGCGCAGGGTTGAGTGGCCAGCTCTTCGAGGCATACACAGAAGCCACGTTCAGCTGTGTGGGCActagagtgggggtggggggtgcggggaagACAGGGACGCTGGGCACCCCTCCCAAACAAAAGAAGGGTGTCCTGGCAGAAGGGCCAGAATCCGCTCTTTAGCCCAACACCCATGACTCAAGCTCTTCGGTCAGTGTCTATCCACGGGATCTGGAGGCCAAGAGAGCCAAAAAAAAAGGGAGGTGCTGCTGTGTGGGGCAAAGGGCAGAGGTGCCGAGGCCTTGTCCCTCCCTCAGCCTGAAAGTCCAGGAGATCACAGCATGTGGGGGTGCCCAGCAGGAAAGGAAGGCGAGCGGCCCCACCTGCCTAGGGCAGGCCTGGTGCAGGGCAGGGTCCTTCCTGCCTTCCAGGAGCCAGAGGGAAACCGAGGCCCCAGGCAGGGTCTCCCTGCCCCACGGGGACCCCCTAGCCCAGCAACGGGCTAGACTTTCTTGGGTTTTCGGCCAACTTGGTAATAGTAGTAAACACTGATGGCGACAAAAAGGAGACGACTGGCCAGGAGCAGCAGGATCCCCAGGGACACGAGGCCTGTCTCAGCTAGCGTGGCGGTGACCACTGCGAGAGAGAAAGACCGGGAAGGGACAGAGGTCAGAGGAGGGGTGTGTGTCACAACTCCCAACACAGAATAACCTGCTGCGCTGGGGTCTCCTGCCAGCTGCCGGGCCTCAAGAACACATCTGGTCCCAAGTCCCCTGCGGGACAGATGCTGGGGTGAGAGGGAGCACATGGGCCACACTGGGTGTGCGCTGTCACACCTATGCTGGGTACACAAGGGAGTGATGGGTTATGGAAAGCTGCAGGTGCACGTGCGTGTGGGAAGCTGTggacatatgtatgtgtgtgtgtatgtatgtgggtgtgtgtgttcaAAAAGGTACAGGTACGTCTCAGGTGTGTGAGCACAGGGGTGCACACATACGGGTAAACACGGCCATGTGCGCCCCTCCCCCTCAGATTTCCATCCCCTCCTGGAAGCCAAGTCGTGGGAGCTGGAGAGCCAGGGGCCAAGCGGCCCTGCCCATATCCCCCACCCCATCCGTCTCCCCATTTCTCTGTCCACCTTGGGACTCACCCAAGAACTGGACCCCGAAGTAACAGGCTTCGGTGAGCAGAGTCCACCGGATGATAACCTTCTCGGCCGTGTAGAGAGCGTTCCACATGATCAGGGAGATGCCTGCGGTCAAGGGCAAAGAGCAGGCTGGGGGCAGGCAGCTTGAGCCACCCACCCCCTCAAAGCCAGGACAGGATCCCAGACTTCCACATCCTCCATCCCTACTCACACTCCCCAAATGAAAACTCATCCATCATCCAGCTTAACCTTATAACCCTAGGTCTCCCACTGCCTGAGTGAAGGGCTTAAAGGTATCCCAGTTGCTGccaggccctgccccccacccctggtaCCTGGGCAGACACTTGGGGGATGGATATTAGTGCCATCAGCACAAGGTCGGGGACACTGCATCTACAGAGGCATGGCCTAccgacatggggggggggggctgggcatCATGAGATGGGGCTGGAGTTGGGGCCCACTGTGGGATctgagggagggagggctggaAAGGGAGACTGGATCCACACCACAGACCACCCCAAAAGCCAAGTGACAGGACTGGGCCTTTATTCTGCAGGCAAAAGGAAGCCATATAATgtttcagagaggagggggaaatgcTACCTGGATGAGGCCTTAAAAGCTGTAATTCAGCTTCCTACCAGGCACCATGTGTGActcaaatcagaaaggaaacagGATGGTTCACGGGAGAGACCCAAGAGTGGGAGAGGTTTTGCACTGTGTTGATTTTGTCTCCTCCTCTAGGCGGCAAggtcctggagggcagggccaggaccTCATTCATCTCTGCACCCTGATGATTGATGAGGGGAGGTGCACTAGGGAGTAAGCCCTCAGGAAGCCTTTGCCCAGATGATGTCAAAGACGCCACCCCGTGCACTGGGTACATTGCAGCAGTGGCCACAAGATGGCAGCACACACCCAGCAGAGCTAGACTCATGGGCTGAAGGGGGTTGGTGTGTgctgagaaggggaggggagccccccaccccttcccaccaaGATAGGCTTCCCCGGCTCCTCTCAGTCTCTGTGGGGCCCCAGCTGCCCTTCACATCTGCCCCAGCAACACTCACTGAGGAGAGCCCCGCCGTAGAGACGGATGGGGGTCTTGCTGGTCACCTGGGCTCCGTCGAAGACGGCATCATAGAGCTGGTCAGGGAAGGCCAGAGCCTGTGGACAGGGTGGGCAGTTCAGGGGAAAGTTGGAATGTCTCCTGGACATCTTTCCCCCCGGAAGCCAGGCTGAAGCGCCTTgactctcccccacacccccgtGCCAGGACAGAAGGCTCTAGGTTCCCAGAGGCACAGAGTCAGGaacatgggtcctgggatctaggatGCTCCAGAACAGGCAGGGTTCAGGTGGGAAGGACTGGGACTCGGGAGGGGGCTAGAGAGCCCTGACAGGTAGGGCCTTAGCATGCTGGCcttgggggagaggcagcaggggcCCCAGGACGGGGAATGAACCTCCAGAAGAGGCCCAGAGCCGGGTCCCAGGGCCAGGGgtgagggcgggggtgggggctcacCATGATGGCAATGCCGGAGAACAGCACAGCGGAAGCAAACTGCCAAACCCTGGGGACATGTGGAGAGAAAAGTCACAGCCAGGCCCCCCTCACTGCCACCCGCAGGGCCCAGGggaccctctcctccccagccagATGTCCAGCGATGGCTGGCtttagagagagggaatgagatgAGATGGAGTCACGGGCATGGGGAGACAGGGATGAAACTGACGAGGCGGGGCCTCACGCAGCACCCCACCCCATAGCCAGGCACCCACCCAAATGCACCCTGGACGCTCACCTCAGCCCCAGAGGCTCCCGAACGGCAAACTTGATTTCGTTACCCAAGACCTGGCTGATCTGTGGACAAAGAGGGGGTCAGGGGCACCCCCAGCCCATTCACTCCCTTCCCTGAGCCCCCCTGGGACCCACCTGGGTACTTCCACTTAGCCAAAGTGTCACCCAGGCTGGGAGGGTCACACTGaggccccctccctctgcctgttcttgACACCAGAGCTTACAGGAAACTGAAAATATGGTGGTAGGAATAAAAGCTCAGGGTTCAGCTGGACACGGGCTTAAAGCCTGGCTGTGCCCCTGCCTGGGGTGGCCTCGCACATgtccttgacctctctgagcctcagtttccttatcgaTAAAATGGGTTCATAACTATCTCCCAGGACTAGCCAGATTAAATCAGATTTATAAACCAACAGGCGCAGCAATGGGCACACAGTAAGCATGAAATTCATTCTAATGATCTTTCTTTTCGTCATTATTCCCCTGATATCTCCATGAagttcctagaaaaaaaataatgagccaAGTCCCGGGGTTCCCACAGCTTCACAGACCGCGTCTGCTCTTCTCCCGAATGGCAGGCTGGACCCGCCTCCCCAGATGGGGGCTCAGAGGCGGACTGCAGGGTGAGGACGGCTTCGGACCCCTCAGCCCACCTTGGAGCGGTGCACCTCCCCGTCGTCATCCTCCCCGCCCACGCCGAGGATCTTGCGGGTCTTCAGACGGCTCACGAGGTCCGTCTGGCTGTGCTTCTTCATGAGAGGAGGGGGCTGCTTGGTCGCCATCTTGCCCTGGAGGCTGGTGTCTgcagaggggctgaggggagaCACCTGCCTCAGCCACAGGTCCTGTCCAGCTTCCAGACCTCAGAGGCAGCCAGACCTGACCCCTGGGCCTGCGGAGACGTCCCCTGTCAGCCTGGGGCAGCAGCTGGAACTCTGGGGGGCCCAGGCTTGGTATTTAGCTCTCTAACCAGCTGGCTGTGAGGGGaagtctctcccctccctggcctcagcttcctcatctataaaatgggtggGCGAGCATGTCCCGAAAGCCGTTCCAGCTGTGTGAGCCCATCTGGCCTCCATGGACACGGCACACCCTGAGTAATCAGGTGGGGTGGAGCCTTACAGAAGGCCCTAGAGGAGGGTGTGGGCCCAGGAAAGGCATTCAGGCCCCAGAGGAGACCACATCCAAAGGTTCCTGGGAGATGGGGGCAACGAGGAGTCCGGGCCGGTCTTGCCAGAAGAGGGCAGATCTGCCCAAAGCCTGGGGTCCAGGCACCACACTGAATTTTTTCCCAGATCATCTCTCTGCCCAACAAGCCCTCCCTCCCTGTCACGCAGACAACCCCCTTCAAACCTGCCAGGTCTGAAAGTCTCCAGAGCCCAACGGAGCCAGAGGAAGGATGGCCTGGCGCGCTGGCAAAAGTTCTGGGCCCCTTCCTGTCAGGGACACCCACCACCGGCCTCTTCCCTACCCCAGGTCTGCTCATGATCCCCCACAatccccacctcccagccaccCCCCAGCTCCACCTCGGGCTGGgacttgagcacctactgtgtgcctggcactgggctGGGAGACACAGAGATGAGTTGACTGCTGGTCCTCACCTTCAATCAGCACAAAACCTATGTGAAGGAGACAAAAATGTTGACCCCAGTGAGCCAAAGGCTTCCAAAACCTGGCCCAGGGGTGGCCCTGGGCTCCTCTATTCatagcacccccaccccctatcCCTGGCAGGCGATGGGAACTATTTACACCCATtccagagaggaggaaaccaagcTCAACGAAGTCCAACAGAGACGGGCTGAGTCACTCCAGTACCCCCCACGGCACTCCATCCCTGGCACCTCATTCTATAGAAGCCCACAGCCACCCTCCCGGAAGGCCGGAACACTACCCTCACTTACAGACAAGGCTCAGAAATCACGCGTCCCTCTGCTGGGCCTGCCGGACCTTGGTCGCAGTCACCCTGCCACCTTAGTGGTGTGTGGCCCCAACCAAGTCTCAGCCTCCAAGTCCTGGATCAGGGCTGCCAGAGGCAGAGATGGCCTCAGGTCCCCTCTGGTTTTCTAGCCTCCCAGTGTCTTAACACAAAACAAAGCACCCAAACAAACCCCAGGGCATAGAACCAAGCTGTAGGGGGCCTGGGAAATGTGGTTTTAGACTTGGGTAAGGCCTGGGAGTAGCTAAGCAGCTCCAGTTTGAAACTGACCACACAGATCAGTCTCGGGGGTCTCCGCTGAGTGATGTTCAgcccccaggcctcagtttctcatctatgAAGCAGGGGTCGCTATGCggtcccctccccacacaccacCGGGGCCACGGAGGTGGCCGGTGGTGGTGATGAAGGCAGTTCCAATGCCCAAGGCCATttgatgggggcgggggtgacCAGCCCCACAGGAGAATGCAGGGTTTAACCACACTGTTCCCCAGGGGAACAGGCATTGTCCCCATGCCTCAGCACTTCCCACAACTTCTTGTGACTCCAGAGAGGCAACAACAAGCCCGGCGTCC harbors:
- the LOC132008258 gene encoding tumor protein p53-inducible protein 11, with the protein product MATKQPPPLMKKHSQTDLVSRLKTRKILGVGGEDDDGEVHRSKISQVLGNEIKFAVREPLGLRVWQFASAVLFSGIAIMALAFPDQLYDAVFDGAQVTSKTPIRLYGGALLSISLIMWNALYTAEKVIIRWTLLTEACYFGVQFLVVTATLAETGLVSLGILLLLASRLLFVAISVYYYYQVGRKPKKV